One window of Triticum dicoccoides isolate Atlit2015 ecotype Zavitan chromosome 5A, WEW_v2.0, whole genome shotgun sequence genomic DNA carries:
- the LOC119300829 gene encoding uncharacterized protein LOC119300829 isoform X2: MDRGDGLSWGGTQRTGNRYATLATPGSEGRRAEVRGGSSAEAERTAKAQMQSKIKRRNTQGITYFGLVWKKNKSDTNAINADDVIFGSKDGVGSSMKPICCLCRKRYSPDLMYIRCERCRNWFHGDALRLEEAKIAEVISYRCCRCRRRAIPGCPHSDDYYYKRPEPEPVIQESAANIPSSEEAIGAADENTSSASFGIFEQTVEDIHADSSVHMETFVLGSNQEMNFVDGSYNSAHPFDKDARPYDACFAWYAPGSGTCQQLDPMDPVDDAPLPVPTVETNFEKDQTAALHRAYGGFRVVAAETGSLYERIRQGDYLTNDEIMGTLDKLQKIALHQMKDIASHGVVYSEVPTQPMHNASTSTTRPSDHQSSL; the protein is encoded by the exons ATGGATCGAGGAGATGGCCTGAGCTGGGGTGGCACACAGCGCACGGGGAACAGGTACGCAACCCTAGCAACTCCTGGTAGCGAAGGTAGGAGGGCGGAGGTGCGTGGGGGAAGCTCGGCGGAAGCCGAGCGAACAGCAAAGGCGCAAATGCAGTCCAAGATCAAACGCAGAAACACACAAGGGATCACCTACTTCGGCCTCGTATGGAAGAAAAACAAGAGCGACACGAATGCTATCAACGCGGACGATGTTATCTTTGGAAGCAAGGATGGTGTTGGTTCGTCCATGAAACCAATCTGCTGTCTCTGTCGCAAGCGATATTCCCCAGACTTGATGTACATCCGGTGTGAGAGGTGCAGAA ATTGGTTCCATGGAGATGCCTTGAGACTTGAGGAGGCAAAGATTGCTGAAGTCATATCCTACAGATGCTGCAGATGTCGGAGGAGGGCAATACCGGGATGTCCTCATTCAGATGATTATTATTATAAGAGGCCTGAACCAGAACCTGTCATCCAAGAAAGTGCAGCTAATATTCCCTCAAGTGAGGAAGCTATTGGCGCAGCAGATGAAAAtacatcaagtgcttcatttggtatATTCGAACAAACTGTAGAAGATATTCATGCTGATTCCTCAGTGCACATGGAAACCTTTGTGCTGGGAAGTAATCAAGAGATGAACTTTGTGGATGGTTCTTACAATTCCGCCCATCCATTCGATAAG GACGCTCGGCCATATGATGCATGCTTTGCATGGTATGCTCCTGGTAGTGGTACATGCCAGCAATTGGACCCTATGGATCCTGTGGATGATGCCCCCCTGCCAGTTCCCACAGTGGAGACCAACTTTGAGAAAGACCAAACTGCCGCACTTCACAGAGCT TATGGTGGTTTTCGGGTTGTTGCTGCGGAGACTGGCTCATTATATGAGCGGATTAGACAGGGGGATTATCTCACTAATGATGAGATCATGGGGACCTTGGACAAGCTTCAGAAAATTGCTCTACACCAAATGAAGGATATTGCCAGCCATGGCGTAGTCTACTCCGAGGTCCCGACACAACCAATGCACAACGCAAGCACCTCCACCACCCGGCCATCTGATCACCAGAGTAGCCTCTAA
- the LOC119300829 gene encoding uncharacterized protein LOC119300829 isoform X1, translating into MDRGDGLSWGGTQRTGNRYATLATPGSEGRRAEVRGGSSAEAERTAKAQMQSKIKRRNTQGITYFGLVWKKNKSDTNAINADDVIFGSKDGVGSSMKPICCLCRKRYSPDLMYIRCERCRNWFHGDALRLEEAKIAEVISYRCCRCRRRAIPGCPHSDDYYYKRPEPEPVIQESAANIPSSEEAIGAADENTSSASFGIFEQTVEDIHADSSVHMETFVLGSNQEMNFVDGSYNSAHPFDKVEIKQAMKDARPYDACFAWYAPGSGTCQQLDPMDPVDDAPLPVPTVETNFEKDQTAALHRAYGGFRVVAAETGSLYERIRQGDYLTNDEIMGTLDKLQKIALHQMKDIASHGVVYSEVPTQPMHNASTSTTRPSDHQSSL; encoded by the exons ATGGATCGAGGAGATGGCCTGAGCTGGGGTGGCACACAGCGCACGGGGAACAGGTACGCAACCCTAGCAACTCCTGGTAGCGAAGGTAGGAGGGCGGAGGTGCGTGGGGGAAGCTCGGCGGAAGCCGAGCGAACAGCAAAGGCGCAAATGCAGTCCAAGATCAAACGCAGAAACACACAAGGGATCACCTACTTCGGCCTCGTATGGAAGAAAAACAAGAGCGACACGAATGCTATCAACGCGGACGATGTTATCTTTGGAAGCAAGGATGGTGTTGGTTCGTCCATGAAACCAATCTGCTGTCTCTGTCGCAAGCGATATTCCCCAGACTTGATGTACATCCGGTGTGAGAGGTGCAGAA ATTGGTTCCATGGAGATGCCTTGAGACTTGAGGAGGCAAAGATTGCTGAAGTCATATCCTACAGATGCTGCAGATGTCGGAGGAGGGCAATACCGGGATGTCCTCATTCAGATGATTATTATTATAAGAGGCCTGAACCAGAACCTGTCATCCAAGAAAGTGCAGCTAATATTCCCTCAAGTGAGGAAGCTATTGGCGCAGCAGATGAAAAtacatcaagtgcttcatttggtatATTCGAACAAACTGTAGAAGATATTCATGCTGATTCCTCAGTGCACATGGAAACCTTTGTGCTGGGAAGTAATCAAGAGATGAACTTTGTGGATGGTTCTTACAATTCCGCCCATCCATTCGATAAGGTAGAAATTAAGCAGGCTATGAAG GACGCTCGGCCATATGATGCATGCTTTGCATGGTATGCTCCTGGTAGTGGTACATGCCAGCAATTGGACCCTATGGATCCTGTGGATGATGCCCCCCTGCCAGTTCCCACAGTGGAGACCAACTTTGAGAAAGACCAAACTGCCGCACTTCACAGAGCT TATGGTGGTTTTCGGGTTGTTGCTGCGGAGACTGGCTCATTATATGAGCGGATTAGACAGGGGGATTATCTCACTAATGATGAGATCATGGGGACCTTGGACAAGCTTCAGAAAATTGCTCTACACCAAATGAAGGATATTGCCAGCCATGGCGTAGTCTACTCCGAGGTCCCGACACAACCAATGCACAACGCAAGCACCTCCACCACCCGGCCATCTGATCACCAGAGTAGCCTCTAA
- the LOC119300830 gene encoding protein FAR1-RELATED SEQUENCE 5-like: MLDLNELPPDLNELPHDMDQQQPSIQQGNCTENGRSVYYTQASRDGNPTGHDNVAGQSSARAAPVVVSLQSESHTLDDTGTEANVPGPTRTELEAGAFDRAVQVEEGEDEAGSQPMEPYVGMRFDSLQIAKDHYNSYALRMGFSIKMNTSRRTPRTNELIKQQFCCNKFKKPKADDGGAEAPPYLDPIPDPTSVNSDEEMEEEPPIFAEEDAGTSKKKKKRKRETIKQTECKAKMLVKLIGGRWEVTHFVRDHNHPLVNKLSLSKYLRSHQGISPDEKEFLRILYNCNLTTGVVFFYIP, translated from the coding sequence atgcTTGATCTCAATGAGTTGCCTCCAGATCTCAATGAGCTTCCTCATGATATGGATCAGCAACAACCCAGCATACAACAAGGAAACTGCACAGAAAATGGTCGATCTGTTTACTACACGCAGGCAAGTCGTGATGGTAACCCTACGGGCCATGACAATGTGGCAGGCCAGTCATCAGCCCGTGCTGCCCCTGTAGTGGTGTCTTTGCAGTCAGAGAGTCATACTCTTGATGACACAGGAACCGAGGCAAATGTTCCTGGTCCAACCAGGACTGAGCTAGAAGCTGGGGCTTTTGACAGAGCTGTGCAAgtagaagaaggagaggatgaggctggtTCTCAACCTATGGAACCCTATGTTGGCATGAGGTTTGACAGCCTTCAAATTGCTAAGGATCACTACAACAGTTACGCACTACGGATGGGTTTCTCTATCAAGATGAACACCTCTAGACGGACACCCCGCACAAATGAATTGATAAAACAACAGTTTTGCTGCAACAAgttcaagaagcccaaagctgatgatGGAGGAGCTGAGGCTCCTCCTTACCTGGACCCTATTCCAGATCCAACATCTGTTaacagtgatgaggagatggaagaagaacctccaatatttgctgaagaggatgctggtactagtaagaagaagaagaagcgcaaaCGTGAGACAATAAAGCAGACTGAATGCAAGGCGAAAATGTTGGTGAAGCTGATAGGTGGGCGATGGGAGGTGACGCACTTTGTTCGTGACCACAATCATCCGCTCGTGAACAAACTTTCATTGTCCAAATACTTGAgatcccaccaaggcatctcaccTGATGAAAAAGAGTTTCTGCGCATCTTATATAACTGCAACTTGACTACAGGTGTGGTGTTTTTCTATATCCCTTGA